TAATACTATCATCAGATTCTTCTAAAATAGGTGATGACTTACCCGAAGTTTATAGTGTAATAAAAACAAAAGATGATGGAATAATAAAATCATATAATGATGACAATGAAATCAAAAGTTCAGCTGCCTATAAAAATATAGATATAATGCCTTGGACAGTTGTATTTGCAAAAGAAGATAGCGAAATATATAGAGAAATAAAATATACAGTTTTGCGTACTATAACAATAGGACCTGCTTTTGTTATATTATGCAGTATATTAATATTTATGTATATTAAAACTATCACTAAGCCTTTAGATGAACTAGTTATTATATCAAAAGAAATTTCTAATGGAGATTTAACTTCCACTCATAGAAGTATAAAACGAAAAGATGAATTGGGTGTGCTTGCTAATTCTTTTTTTGATATGAGAGATAGGCTTTCAGATATTATTATCAAAGTAAGAAATTCAGCATATGAAATAAGAATAAATGCCAAAGAACTTTCTTCAGGAAGTATGGATTTATCGAGAAGAACAGAAGCACAAGCTGCAAGTTTGGAAGAAACTGCTTCATCAATGGAGCAAATGGCTTCTACAATAAGATCATCAGCAGATCAGTCAATAGAAGGTAATAAGATGATGATAGACTCAAGA
The Brachyspira suanatina DNA segment above includes these coding regions:
- a CDS encoding methyl-accepting chemotaxis protein, translating into ILSSDSSKIGDDLPEVYSVIKTKDDGIIKSYNDDNEIKSSAAYKNIDIMPWTVVFAKEDSEIYREIKYTVLRTITIGPAFVILCSILIFMYIKTITKPLDELVIISKEISNGDLTSTHRSIKRKDELGVLANSFFDMRDRLSDIIIKVRNSAYEIRINAKELSSGSMDLSRRTEAQAASLEETASSMEQMASTIRSSADQSIEGNKMMIDSRDAIQNAGEIILDTTKNIEEVYDASTKIKDITKIIEDIAFQTNILALNAAVEAARAGDMGKGFAVVASEVRNLAQTTQSSVKDITTLVDNAYEKINKATESARVSQDIFSELQEKIENTAKIMQDISSTAVEQHEGVEQVNRAVTDMDTVTQQNAALVEQASASSNSLLNQAEELVNAMSFFKV